In the Blattabacterium sp. (Blattella germanica) str. Bge genome, TTTAGTAGATGTATGGTTTGATTCAGGAGCTATGCCATATGCTCAATTTCATTATCCTTTCGAAAACAAAGAATATATAGATAAAAATCTATTATTTCCTTCTGATTTGGTTTCAGAAGGGATAGATCAAACAAGAGGATGGTTTTTTACTTTGCACACCATTAGTAGTATTTTATTTCATTCTACAGCATATAAAAATGTAATATCAACAGGATTGGTTTTGGATAAAAATGGACATAAAATGTCTAAGAGTAAAGGAAATACCCTAAATCCTTTTGATTTAATCAATAATTATGGACCTGATGCTATACGTTGGTATATCATATTTAATTCCGAACCTTGGGACAATCTTAAATTTAATGTAGAGGGAATTCATACCGTCATCAATAAATTTTTTGGAACATTGTATAATATTTATTCTTTTTTCGTTTTGTATGCTAATATTGATGGTTTTTCTTACAAAGAAGAAGAATGTTTCAATTATACAGAATTAGATTTTTGGATTCTTTCTGAATTGCACTCTATGATTCAAAAAGTAGATAATTATTATTCCAATTATAATCCGACTAAAGTAGCTCGTTTAATTTCATCTTTTGTATTAGATAAATTAAGTAATTGGTACATAAGATTGTGCAGAAGAAGATTTTGGAAGGATCAATATACAGAAAATAAAATATCTGCATATCAAGTTCTTTACAAATGCTTAATTACTGTAGCAAAATTAACTTCTCCTATTATTCCATTTTTTTCTGAAAAGTTATATATAGATTTAAATTCTATTACTAATCAAGAGAACAGAAAAAGTATTCATTGGACATGTTTTCCTAACTATGATCTCAATTTAATTAATAAGGAATTGGAAAATAGAATGTCTTTAATTCAAAGAATAACTACTATGATTTTTTCTATTCGAAAGAAAAATGGAATTAAAATTCGTCAGCCTTTGCAAAAGGTTCTCATTCTGATCTCTGATGAAAAAATATATTTTCAATTGAACAAATCAAAATCATATAAAATACTTTTGAAAGAAGCTAATGTTAAAGAAATAGAATTTTCTGATTCTTATGAAAACTTGGAATTGATTAAACACATTAAACCAAATTATCAATCTTTGGGCCCTAGGTTTGGAAGCAAAATTAGAAGTATTTCCGATGTTATAGAAAAATTCTCCCAAGAAAAAATCAGAGAAATAGAAAAAAATAAAAAATGTGTTATTTTTTTAAGAGGAGAAAAAATTCTTCTTTTTTTAGAAGATGTAAAAATTACTACTGAGTATATTAAGGGTTGGTCTATTTCATTTGAACGTGAATTGACAATAGCATTAGATTTACGAATGACAGATTCTCTTCTAGAAGAAGGGTTCATAAGAGAATTAATTAGACATATACAAAAATTAAGAAAAAAACGTAACTATGATGTAGTTGAAAAAATATTAGTCGACATAAAAACTGTTCAAAAAATACAATCGATTATACAAAAAAACAAAAATTTTCTGTGTCAAGAAACTCTTGCTGTTGATATTTTCTTACAAGAAAAAAATATGAACAAAAAAGAAATGGAATTTTTTTTTGTAGAAAATTTTGAAGAGAAATTATATATACAAATTCGAAAAGTCGAAAAGATATAAGAAAGAAATGGAAGAAAAAGGAAAACAAAGGTATTCTATGGAGGAGAGAAAAGAGTTTCGTAAACTTATACTTGAAAAATTGGAAAAAGCTAAGAAAGATTTATCAATTCTTAAAGATTCTTTTTCTAATAATCAGGATAATGGAACAGATGATACTTATCCAACTTTTAAAGCTTTTGAAGAAGGATCGGAAACCTTAAGTAAAGAACAGAATGCTCAAATTTTGGAACACTTACAGAAATTCATAAACAGTTTAAATGCTGCTTTAATCAGAGTAGAAAATAAAGATTATGGAATTTGTAGAATAACAAAGAAATTAATTCCTAAAGGGCGTCTAATGGCTGTACCTCACACTACTTTAAGTATAGAAGGAAAAAAACTTGTAGAAAAAAGAAACAAGTAAATTTTAATTTTTTGAAAAAAATTTTTTTAATTGTTTTTTCTGTTTTATTGATAGATCAAATCTTAAAAGTTTATATAAAAACTCATTTTGAATTGGGAAGTGGGGTTTCCATATTTCCTTTTTTTTGGATTTTTTTTATTGAAAATCCTGGAATGGCTTATGGTTTTTATCTTGGAATAGGATATAATGGAAAAATATTGTTAAGTATATTTCGTCTTTTTTTAGTTTTATTAATATTTTTTTTCCTTTATAAGAATATGAAGAAAGAATCTTCTGATTCTTTAATTATTCCTACTAGTTTGATTTTATCAGGAGCTATAGGAAATTTTTTAGATAGTGCTTTGTATGGATTATTATTTGATACGGGGACAATTTATAGTGAAAAACATCATAAATGGATTCCATATTTAGGAAAATCTAAAATAAATTTTTTTTTTAATGAAAAAGGATATGCTTCCTTTATGGAAGGATGTGTTGTAGATATGTTTTATTTTCCTATAATAGATACTCATTTTCCTAATTGGATTCCTTTTTTTGGAGGATTTCATTTTCAATTTTTTAAACCTATTTTTAATATAGCCGATATATCTATATTTATTGGTGTTATTTTATTTTTCATATATAGAAACAAAATTGGGAATGTAAAATTTTTGTGATATTTATTATTTTTTTGAGAATTATAAAAATCTCTATAGATTTGTACTACCCTGATTTCCATTGTTACGAATATTGTTAAGAATAAAATTTGATTTGCCGGTGTAGCTCAGTTGGTCAGAGCACGTGATTTGTAATCTCGGGGTCGTGGGTTCGAATCCCTCTACCGGCTTGTTTTGGGGAGATACTCAAGTCTGGTTAACGAGGACAGACTGTAAATCTGTTGGCTTTGCCTTCGCAGGTTCGAATCCTGCTCTCCCCATTTATAAAAAGTGAAGCGGAAGTAGCTCAGTTGGTAGAGCATCAGCCTTCCAAGTTGAATGTCGCGGGTTCGAATCCCGTCTTCCGCTCTAAATAAATGAGAATATTATTATGTATGGCCAATGTAGCTCAGTGGTAGAGCACTTCCTTGGTAAGGAAGAGGGCACGGGTTCAATTCCCGCCGTTGGCTTTTTTTGAACTTTTTAATAATTTTATCATGGCAAAAGAAAAATTTAAACGAGACAAACCACATTTAAATATAGGAACAACAGGTCATGTAGATCATGGAAAAACGACTTTGACTGCTTCTATTACAAAAGTATTATCGGAAATAGGATTAGCAGAAGAGAAAAGTTTTGATTCCATAGACAATGCTCCTGAGGAAAAAGCTAGAGGTATTACGATTAATACATCTCATGTAGAGTATGAAACAGAAAAACGACATTATGCTCATGTCGATTGTCCTGGACATGCAGATTATGTAAAAAATATGATAACAGGAGCAGCTCAAATGGATGGAGCTATTTTAGTAGTAGCGGCGACAGATGGTCCTATGCCTCAAACTAGAGAACATATATTGTTAGCTCGTCAGGTAGGAGTTCCTAAAATTGTAGTATTTATGAATAAAGTGGATCAGGTTGATGATCCTGAATTATTGGAATTGGTAGAAATGGAAATTAGAGAATTACTTTCTAAATATGAATATGATGGTGAAAATATTCCTATTGTACAAGGATCAGCTTTAGGGGCTTTAAATGGAGAAAAAAAATGGGTTGAAAAGATTAAAGATCTTATGAAAATATTAGATGATTACATTCCTGAACCTGTTAGAGAAATGGATAAACCATTTTTAATGCCTGTAGAAGATGTTTTCACTATAACAGGAAGAGGAACAGTGGCTACAGGTCGTATAGAAAGTGGAATGATTAATACTGGAGATTTAGTGGATATTATAGGGATGGGAGATAAAAAATTATCTTCTACTGTAACAGGAGTTGAAATGTTTAGAAAAATATTGGATAAAGGTCAAGCTGGAGATAATGTAGGACTTTTGTTACGGGGAATAGAAAAAAAAGATATTCGAAGAGGAATGGTTATTGGAAAACCAGGATCCGTGAAACCTCATAAAAAGTTTAAATCTGAAGTATATATTCTCACAAAGGAAGAAGGAGGACGACACACTCCTTTTCATAATAAATATCGTCCTCAATTTTATTTGAGAACAACAGATGTTACAGGAGAAATTCATCTTCCAGAGGGAGTAGAAATGGTAATGCCGGGTGATAATGTTTCTATGGAGGTGGAATTGCATCAGCCTATTGCATTGAGTGAAAACTTACGTTTTGCCATTCGT is a window encoding:
- a CDS encoding molecular chaperone DnaK, whose protein sequence is MEEKGKQRYSMEERKEFRKLILEKLEKAKKDLSILKDSFSNNQDNGTDDTYPTFKAFEEGSETLSKEQNAQILEHLQKFINSLNAALIRVENKDYGICRITKKLIPKGRLMAVPHTTLSIEGKKLVEKRNK
- a CDS encoding lipoprotein signal peptidase yields the protein MKKIFLIVFSVLLIDQILKVYIKTHFELGSGVSIFPFFWIFFIENPGMAYGFYLGIGYNGKILLSIFRLFLVLLIFFFLYKNMKKESSDSLIIPTSLILSGAIGNFLDSALYGLLFDTGTIYSEKHHKWIPYLGKSKINFFFNEKGYASFMEGCVVDMFYFPIIDTHFPNWIPFFGGFHFQFFKPIFNIADISIFIGVILFFIYRNKIGNVKFL
- the tuf gene encoding elongation factor Tu; its protein translation is MAKEKFKRDKPHLNIGTTGHVDHGKTTLTASITKVLSEIGLAEEKSFDSIDNAPEEKARGITINTSHVEYETEKRHYAHVDCPGHADYVKNMITGAAQMDGAILVVAATDGPMPQTREHILLARQVGVPKIVVFMNKVDQVDDPELLELVEMEIRELLSKYEYDGENIPIVQGSALGALNGEKKWVEKIKDLMKILDDYIPEPVREMDKPFLMPVEDVFTITGRGTVATGRIESGMINTGDLVDIIGMGDKKLSSTVTGVEMFRKILDKGQAGDNVGLLLRGIEKKDIRRGMVIGKPGSVKPHKKFKSEVYILTKEEGGRHTPFHNKYRPQFYLRTTDVTGEIHLPEGVEMVMPGDNVSMEVELHQPIALSENLRFAIREGGKTVGAGQVIQIMD